In a single window of the Biomphalaria glabrata chromosome 13, xgBioGlab47.1, whole genome shotgun sequence genome:
- the LOC129922425 gene encoding mucin-21-like yields the protein MAILNQATTVASSLQNTDASSTTQFTGASFTKKFTGASFTKQFTGASFTKQFTGAYSTTQFTVTSSTTQFTDDYSTTQFTDDYSTTQFTGASFNKQLTGAYSTTQLTVTSSNNRFTGASSATQFTGASSATQFTGASSTTQFTGASSATQFTVTSSSTQFTGASSTTQFTGASSTTQFTGASSTTQFTGAFCKPPDILSEQK from the exons ATGGCAATTTTAAATCAAGCAACTACAGTAGCTAGTAGTTTACAGAATACAGATGCCTCCTCCACTACACAGTTTACAGGTGCCTCCTTTACCAAAAAGTTTACAGGTGCCTCCTTTACCAAACAGTTTACAGGTGCCTCCTTTACCAAACAGTTTACAGGTGCATACTCCACTACACAGTTTACAGTAACTTCCTCCACAACACAGTTTACAGATGATTACTCCACCACACAGTTTACAGATGATTACTCCACCACACAGTTTACAGGTGCCTCCTTTAACAAACAGTTAACAGGTGCCTACTCCACTACACAGTTGACAGTAACCTCCTCCAATAACAGA TTTACAGGTGCCTCCTCCGCTACACAGTTTACAGGTGCCTCCTCCGCTACACAGTTTACAGGTGCCTCCTCCACCACACAGTTTACAGGTGCCTCCTCCGCTACACAGTTTACAGTAACCTCCTCCTCTACACAGTTTACAGGTGCCTCCTCCACCACACAGTTTACAGGTGCCTCCTCCACCACACAGTTTACAGGTGCCTCCTCCACCACACAGTTTACAGGTGCCTTCTGTAAG CCACCGGATATTTTATCAGAGCAAAAATAA